The following are from one region of the Orenia metallireducens genome:
- the hslU gene encoding ATP-dependent protease ATPase subunit HslU → MEELTPQEIVKSLDKYIIGQSDAKKSVAVAIRNRYRRKKLPAELKDEVVPKNILMIGPTGVGKTEIARRLAKLAKAPFIKVEVTKFTEVGYVGRDVESMIRDLLQIAIRMVKKEKMERVEDKAVKLAEERIVDLLLPRPKKRGSNPFGALFGEGEEENNFNDEREERFERQRNKLCHQLRLGELDDRIVEIEVEDTPSQMVEIFSGAGVEEMGVNFQDIFGGMFPNQKKKRKVTIEEAKVILKEEEAQKLIDMDEVSREAIHRVEESGIIFLDEIDKIAGHKMSSNADVSRGGVQRDILPIVEGSTVMTKYGPVRTDHMLFIAAGAFHVASPTDLIPELQGRFPIRVELNSLSKEDFKEILIKPQNALIKQYKALLKTEDVDISFTEDAIDELAEIAFRVNEQTENIGARRLHTIIEKLLEELSFKAPDIEEKKIVIDRSYVKDKLDNIVEDKDLSKYIL, encoded by the coding sequence ATGGAAGAGTTAACTCCTCAGGAGATAGTAAAGAGTTTGGATAAATATATTATTGGACAAAGTGATGCTAAGAAATCAGTTGCTGTTGCAATCAGAAATAGATATAGAAGAAAGAAATTACCTGCCGAATTGAAAGATGAGGTTGTCCCGAAGAATATTTTAATGATTGGACCAACAGGTGTTGGAAAGACTGAAATAGCTAGAAGGTTGGCTAAATTGGCTAAAGCCCCCTTTATTAAGGTTGAAGTAACCAAATTCACAGAGGTTGGTTATGTTGGTCGTGATGTTGAATCTATGATTAGGGATCTATTACAGATTGCTATTAGAATGGTAAAGAAAGAGAAGATGGAGCGAGTTGAAGATAAGGCAGTTAAATTAGCAGAAGAGAGAATTGTAGATCTACTCTTACCAAGACCTAAAAAGAGAGGGAGCAATCCCTTTGGTGCATTATTTGGAGAAGGAGAAGAGGAAAATAATTTTAATGATGAGAGGGAAGAACGCTTTGAAAGGCAACGTAATAAATTATGCCATCAGCTTAGATTGGGAGAGTTAGATGATAGAATTGTAGAGATTGAGGTAGAGGATACCCCTTCCCAAATGGTTGAAATCTTCTCTGGAGCTGGTGTAGAAGAGATGGGTGTTAACTTCCAAGATATCTTTGGAGGGATGTTCCCAAACCAAAAGAAGAAGCGTAAGGTAACTATCGAAGAAGCTAAAGTGATTTTAAAAGAAGAAGAGGCCCAGAAGTTAATTGATATGGATGAAGTCAGTAGAGAGGCTATTCATAGGGTAGAGGAGTCAGGTATTATCTTCTTAGATGAGATCGATAAGATAGCAGGGCACAAAATGTCTTCTAATGCAGATGTCTCTCGAGGTGGGGTACAACGGGATATCCTACCTATAGTAGAAGGTTCTACTGTAATGACTAAATATGGACCAGTAAGAACAGACCATATGCTATTTATTGCTGCAGGTGCCTTCCATGTAGCTAGTCCTACAGATTTAATTCCAGAATTACAAGGAAGATTTCCAATTAGAGTAGAATTAAATAGTTTATCAAAGGAAGATTTTAAGGAGATATTGATTAAACCACAGAATGCATTAATTAAACAATATAAAGCTTTATTGAAGACTGAGGATGTAGATATAAGCTTTACAGAGGATGCTATTGATGAATTGGCAGAGATAGCTTTTAGAGTCAATGAGCAGACAGAGAATATAGGTGCAAGAAGGTTGCATACTATCATAGAGAAATTACTAGAGGAGTTATCCTTTAAAGCCCCAGATATTGAAGAGAAGAAGATAGTCATAGATAGAAGCTATGTTAAAGATAAACTAGACAATATAGTCGAGGATAAAGATTTAAGTAAATATATATTATAA
- the codY gene encoding GTP-sensing pleiotropic transcriptional regulator CodY codes for MEELLNKTRKINRLIQKSAGHPVNFKEMSHILSETIGANVYIVNENGKLLGYTLIDAFECDLMFEEVISSEQFPESYNEWLLGIYHTRSNYEQQEGLCVFKDKEDCIFKHKLTTVVPINGGGERLGTLIAARFGKEFDSNDLLLAEYGATVVGMEILRLRSEKMEEEARKRAAVDIALQTLSYSELEAVEHIFEELDGTEGLLVASKIADRVGITRSVIVNALRKFESAGVIESKSLGMKGTYIKILNDRLIEGLDKFK; via the coding sequence ATGGAAGAGTTACTAAACAAGACCCGTAAGATAAATAGGTTGATTCAAAAATCTGCTGGTCATCCTGTTAACTTTAAGGAGATGTCTCATATCTTAAGTGAGACTATTGGGGCTAATGTGTACATAGTAAATGAAAATGGAAAGTTATTAGGGTATACTTTGATTGATGCTTTTGAATGTGATTTGATGTTTGAAGAGGTTATTAGTTCAGAGCAGTTCCCTGAGAGTTATAATGAGTGGTTGTTAGGTATCTATCATACTCGTTCTAATTATGAGCAGCAAGAAGGGCTTTGTGTATTTAAGGATAAGGAAGACTGTATCTTTAAACATAAGCTAACAACGGTTGTTCCTATTAATGGTGGGGGAGAAAGGTTAGGCACTTTAATAGCTGCTAGATTTGGTAAAGAATTTGATTCTAATGATTTATTATTAGCAGAGTATGGGGCTACTGTAGTTGGTATGGAGATACTGAGGTTAAGAAGTGAAAAGATGGAAGAGGAGGCTCGTAAAAGAGCAGCAGTAGATATTGCTCTACAGACTCTATCATATTCTGAATTAGAAGCTGTTGAACATATTTTTGAAGAATTAGATGGTACAGAGGGTTTATTGGTAGCAAGTAAGATTGCAGATAGGGTTGGAATCACCCGTTCTGTTATAGTTAATGCCTTAAGAAAATTTGAAAGTGCTGGTGTAATAGAATCTAAATCCTTAGGGATGAAGGGAACATATATTAAAATTTTAAATGACCGCTTAATTGAGGGGTTAGATAAATTTAAGTAA
- the flgB gene encoding flagellar basal body rod protein FlgB, translating to MKIFNNKNFVILEKSLDALSKNHDAISNNISNVDTPGYKRQYVSFKNELANLLENRNDLAVTNDKHISINSRNLTSFEGKVRTEENTSIRNDENNVDIDAEMSMLAKNTLEYQALVQRISSKFKGLQTVIRQGGR from the coding sequence ATGAAAATATTTAACAATAAGAATTTTGTTATTTTAGAAAAGAGTTTAGATGCATTGTCTAAAAATCATGATGCTATATCTAACAACATATCTAATGTAGATACGCCTGGGTATAAAAGGCAATATGTATCTTTTAAAAATGAATTAGCAAATTTGTTAGAGAATAGAAATGATTTGGCTGTAACTAACGATAAACATATATCTATTAACTCTCGAAATTTAACTTCTTTTGAAGGTAAGGTTAGAACTGAAGAGAATACTTCTATTAGAAATGATGAGAATAATGTCGATATAGATGCTGAAATGTCAATGTTAGCTAAAAACACTTTAGAATATCAAGCTCTAGTACAGAGAATATCTAGTAAGTTCAAAGGTTTACAAACGGTTATACGACAAGGAGGTAGATAG
- the flgC gene encoding flagellar basal body rod protein FlgC → MGLFNGINISASGLTAQRLRMDLISSNIANINTTKSEDGEPYRRKMPVFAAKLQEEISKLNKNNNSVGSGVQVVAIEDSKEPFKLMYNPNHPEADQNGYVKMPNINIVSEMTDMISATRAYEANVTAMNSAKAMAQSALKIGS, encoded by the coding sequence TTGGGGCTGTTTAATGGGATAAATATAAGTGCTTCAGGTCTAACAGCACAGAGGTTAAGAATGGATCTTATTTCTAGTAATATTGCTAATATTAATACTACTAAATCTGAAGATGGAGAACCATACCGTCGTAAAATGCCTGTGTTTGCTGCTAAATTACAAGAAGAGATAAGTAAGCTAAATAAAAATAATAACAGTGTTGGAAGTGGTGTCCAGGTTGTTGCTATTGAAGATAGTAAAGAACCATTTAAGCTAATGTATAATCCTAATCATCCAGAGGCTGATCAAAATGGATATGTAAAGATGCCAAATATCAATATTGTTTCTGAAATGACCGATATGATTTCAGCTACTAGAGCATATGAGGCCAATGTTACTGCGATGAATTCAGCTAAGGCAATGGCGCAGAGTGCTTTAAAGATTGGTAGCTAA
- the fliE gene encoding flagellar hook-basal body complex protein FliE: MKVDNITNQSLLKLDTFDKNNKDDKRTSFAEMLKNSLRDVNKLQEASNKANEDLVLGRVDSIHEVMIAGQKAKTSLELTTAITRKAIDAYKEVMRIQV, from the coding sequence ATGAAAGTTGACAATATAACTAATCAAAGTCTTTTAAAACTAGATACATTTGATAAGAATAATAAAGATGATAAAAGAACATCTTTTGCTGAAATGTTAAAAAATTCCTTAAGAGATGTAAATAAATTACAAGAAGCTTCCAACAAAGCTAATGAAGATTTAGTCTTAGGTCGAGTTGATAGTATTCATGAGGTTATGATAGCTGGTCAAAAAGCAAAAACTTCATTAGAACTAACGACTGCTATAACAAGGAAGGCGATAGATGCATATAAAGAAGTTATGAGGATACAGGTTTAA